A portion of the Calothrix sp. 336/3 genome contains these proteins:
- a CDS encoding histidine kinase, translating to MPRFVKSLVAISALSSIFLMPLVINMGKASALPAQKGTNANYVGAGVSVGVTNGGQNGDAATLGGNVSARLKLGNTPFSARGQVNFSDETAAIIPYATVDLPIARGTNMFFGGGYQFVESDGKPTPSGNKDSVAVVAGVESEVAKNFLIYSNATVGLDAYKNTNVPSLSVNTGLGIRF from the coding sequence ATGCCAAGATTCGTGAAGTCTTTGGTGGCAATCTCTGCGTTGTCATCGATTTTTTTGATGCCTTTAGTAATAAATATGGGCAAAGCAAGTGCTTTACCTGCTCAAAAAGGTACTAATGCCAATTATGTTGGTGCTGGTGTATCTGTAGGGGTGACAAATGGTGGTCAAAATGGTGATGCTGCAACTTTAGGTGGGAATGTTTCTGCTCGATTAAAGTTAGGAAATACTCCGTTTTCTGCTCGTGGACAAGTTAATTTTAGTGATGAGACTGCGGCGATAATTCCCTATGCAACTGTAGATTTACCTATCGCCCGTGGAACTAATATGTTCTTTGGGGGTGGCTATCAATTTGTAGAAAGTGATGGCAAACCAACACCTAGTGGAAATAAAGATAGTGTTGCTGTTGTTGCAGGAGTTGAGTCAGAAGTCGCTAAGAACTTCTTGATTTACAGTAATGCGACTGTTGGATTAGATGCTTACAAAAATACGAATGTTCCTTCTTTGAGTGTTAACACTGGTTTAGGTATTCGCTTTTAG
- a CDS encoding DUF4189 domain-containing protein, with amino-acid sequence MSLQSLEKIGRKIALLTVIAYPTLGFNNIQPAAAQPRDNYGAIAYSRQTRANGTSWNFATRDAAERAAVRECERYSGSGDCQSMIWFRNACAALAEADNGALGWAWNRDRGPAEREAVRQCFRYRGDNCKVIRWTCTDR; translated from the coding sequence ATGTCTTTACAAAGCTTAGAAAAAATCGGCAGAAAAATTGCACTATTAACAGTAATTGCATATCCAACCCTAGGTTTCAATAATATTCAACCAGCAGCAGCTCAACCAAGAGATAATTATGGGGCGATCGCCTATTCTCGGCAGACTCGAGCCAATGGTACTTCTTGGAACTTTGCCACTAGAGATGCCGCCGAAAGAGCAGCCGTGAGAGAATGTGAAAGATACTCAGGTAGTGGTGACTGCCAATCAATGATTTGGTTCCGTAATGCTTGCGCAGCCCTAGCAGAAGCTGATAATGGGGCATTAGGTTGGGCATGGAATCGCGATCGCGGACCTGCTGAAAGAGAAGCTGTCCGACAATGTTTCAGATACCGTGGTGATAACTGTAAAGTTATCCGTTGGACTTGTACAGACCGTTAA
- a CDS encoding ATP-binding cassette domain-containing protein translates to MSIIVAQNLSKIYPVAVKEPGIQGTISHFFRRTYREIKAVSHVSFEIAPGEVVGFLGPNGAGKTTTLKMLTGLIHPSSGIVNVAGYTPFRRQAEFLQRITLVMGQKQQLIWDLPAMDSLKINAAVYDISEREFRLRVGELTEMLSLEGKLTQPVRKLSLGERMKAELLAALLHRPQVLFLDEPTLGLDVNAQVAVRDFLREYNQRYQATVLLTSHYMADITALCERVLMIHQGALMYDGSLNGLLERFAPYREIHLELAHTVSREKLMFYGDVKEVDGRFVCFLVPQGAIALAVSRILADLDVVDLTVNEPPVEEVIGRVFQVGVA, encoded by the coding sequence ATGTCTATCATCGTTGCTCAAAATTTGAGCAAAATATATCCTGTCGCAGTTAAAGAGCCAGGAATTCAAGGAACGATTTCTCATTTTTTTCGCCGTACTTACCGAGAAATTAAGGCTGTCAGTCATGTATCCTTTGAAATAGCCCCTGGTGAAGTGGTTGGTTTTTTAGGACCCAATGGTGCGGGCAAAACTACTACTTTGAAAATGCTGACTGGTTTAATTCACCCATCCAGTGGCATTGTTAACGTTGCAGGATATACACCCTTTCGCCGACAAGCAGAATTTTTACAGCGCATCACTCTAGTGATGGGACAGAAGCAGCAGCTCATCTGGGATTTACCTGCAATGGACTCACTAAAAATTAACGCTGCTGTTTACGATATTTCCGAGCGGGAGTTTCGCTTACGAGTCGGTGAGTTGACAGAAATGTTGTCTTTAGAAGGTAAACTTACCCAACCTGTACGCAAATTATCCCTTGGCGAACGGATGAAAGCTGAGTTACTAGCTGCTTTACTCCATCGTCCTCAGGTCTTATTTTTAGATGAACCCACCCTCGGCTTAGATGTGAATGCCCAGGTAGCAGTGCGCGACTTTTTGCGGGAGTACAACCAACGTTATCAAGCAACGGTATTACTCACAAGCCATTACATGGCAGATATTACCGCTCTGTGTGAACGAGTTTTAATGATTCACCAAGGAGCTTTGATGTATGACGGTAGCCTCAATGGTTTATTGGAAAGGTTTGCACCCTATCGAGAAATTCACTTAGAACTTGCTCATACCGTATCCAGAGAAAAACTGATGTTCTATGGTGATGTCAAGGAAGTTGATGGACGCTTTGTCTGCTTTCTGGTTCCACAAGGGGCGATCGCCCTCGCAGTTTCTCGAATATTAGCTGATTTAGACGTTGTTGATTTAACTGTAAACGAGCCTCCAGTGGAAGAGGTTATTGGGCGTGTATTCCAAGTAGGTGTCGCGTAA
- a CDS encoding 3-oxoacyl-ACP synthase III family protein → MHIPVGICSLSLSLPSIIRTNDYYKEKYPNLVAQSEEKSLARLMSLVNETPSNEFEFAMQPYLKDPFRGTVQRRILGEGESSLTLEYKAAKDALDAAKLSPDDVDLIIVSSFLPEQLGFGNAAFLAREMGLKCPAWNLDAHYCSTLIALQTASALVQSGTYTNVLVVISCTYSRLADEDDTLSWFLSDGAGAFVVSSLSLNQGILGAKAINTSCLCDLLSLKVTEDEQGNQKLRITVAQDMNRIFSNAAGEMFRTCCEGAADAAGVTLNDINFFVFYTAGAWFAKFYTKILNVDSNRTIDYYPHYANMGGVASLANLYHAAQLGKIRENDLVLLYSYGAASSACAIVMRWGDVSLGKAPKSIS, encoded by the coding sequence ATGCATATTCCTGTTGGTATTTGTTCCCTTTCTTTGAGCTTACCAAGCATTATTCGCACAAATGATTATTACAAAGAAAAATATCCAAATTTGGTTGCACAGTCTGAAGAAAAAAGCTTGGCAAGATTAATGTCTCTTGTGAATGAAACTCCTAGTAACGAGTTTGAATTTGCAATGCAACCCTATTTAAAAGATCCATTTCGCGGAACCGTTCAACGACGCATATTAGGAGAGGGAGAATCTTCACTCACCCTAGAGTATAAAGCGGCAAAGGATGCTCTAGATGCAGCTAAACTCTCTCCTGATGATGTGGACTTGATTATTGTTTCTTCCTTCTTACCCGAACAACTAGGATTTGGCAATGCAGCTTTTCTTGCCCGTGAAATGGGTCTAAAATGTCCTGCTTGGAACCTTGATGCGCATTATTGCAGCACTCTAATCGCACTCCAAACTGCCTCCGCTTTAGTTCAGTCAGGCACATATACCAACGTGTTAGTTGTTATCTCTTGTACTTATTCTCGGTTAGCCGATGAAGATGATACACTCTCTTGGTTTTTAAGCGATGGTGCCGGAGCTTTTGTTGTTAGCTCCCTATCTCTCAATCAAGGAATTTTAGGTGCAAAAGCTATTAATACTAGTTGTTTATGCGACCTATTAAGCTTAAAAGTAACAGAAGATGAGCAGGGCAATCAAAAGCTTCGTATTACAGTTGCTCAAGATATGAATCGAATATTTAGTAATGCTGCTGGTGAAATGTTTCGTACTTGTTGCGAAGGAGCTGCTGATGCTGCTGGTGTCACTTTAAACGACATTAATTTTTTTGTATTCTACACGGCAGGAGCTTGGTTTGCAAAATTTTATACAAAAATTTTGAATGTTGATTCAAACCGAACAATAGACTATTATCCTCACTATGCTAATATGGGCGGGGTCGCATCTTTAGCAAACCTATATCACGCCGCACAACTGGGTAAAATTCGTGAAAATGATTTGGTATTGCTATATAGTTATGGTGCTGCAAGTAGTGCTTGTGCGATCGTGATGCGTTGGGGTGATGTGTCTTTAGGTAAAGCTCCAAAAAGTATATCATAA
- a CDS encoding thiamine pyrophosphate-dependent enzyme, which translates to MLITEKSFNTKSSQETSLTKSISQQLPQITVADSIIQILTNLGVRHAFGVGGGAIAPIWQTLEESSIDVLHFRHEAGAAFAAMEAYFANGSPVAVFTTTGPGITNALTGMMAARWEGAKVIFISPSTPETHEGKWAFQETNPNKMPQDFFCHGSIFHYARHIKSSDELPEIAQQLTTRFSKPGGFVAHLSIPSDVQSSNGCHVYPDTSKFPLLIPDQKIINQVGELLSSDSFAIWVGFGARDAAQEILQLAERTGAAVMSSPRGKGIFPENHPQYLGVTGFAGHDSVLQFMKSTPPEYILVLGTRLGEFTSFWNPLLIPPKGFIHVDIDSQVPGAAYPNAKTFPVIADIKIFLTMLLEKFPIVHESYTRKSLPDSLNPQNRNDDFYIGLVRPVKLMKVIQEVIVENSDAIVMADAGNCLSWATHYLKFQSPNRWRGSTGFGSMGYATTGVLGASLVSGKKTVVIVGDGAMLMNNEINTAVQYKIPAVWIILNDSSYGMCSQGTKQQGYTSIKTEIAPTNFVMLACSMGANGIGVENESQLENAILQAMHSQLPFVVDVKISREELAPISMRINSLIRQSTNINTKIFKTS; encoded by the coding sequence ATGCTAATTACAGAAAAAAGTTTTAATACAAAATCTAGCCAAGAGACTTCTCTGACGAAATCTATCAGCCAGCAACTACCACAAATTACAGTAGCTGATAGTATCATTCAAATATTGACAAATTTAGGTGTACGCCACGCTTTTGGAGTTGGAGGTGGGGCGATCGCACCCATATGGCAAACTTTAGAAGAAAGTTCTATAGATGTACTTCACTTCCGTCATGAGGCAGGAGCAGCCTTTGCAGCTATGGAAGCTTATTTTGCAAATGGTTCTCCGGTTGCTGTATTCACCACAACTGGACCAGGTATCACTAATGCACTGACTGGAATGATGGCGGCACGGTGGGAAGGAGCTAAAGTCATTTTCATATCCCCTAGTACCCCGGAAACCCATGAAGGAAAATGGGCATTTCAGGAAACTAACCCCAACAAAATGCCTCAAGATTTTTTTTGTCACGGTAGTATATTTCATTATGCACGTCATATTAAGTCAAGTGATGAATTACCAGAAATAGCTCAACAATTGACCACAAGATTTTCCAAACCAGGTGGATTTGTTGCTCATCTGAGCATTCCCAGTGATGTCCAAAGTAGTAACGGTTGTCATGTTTATCCAGATACATCAAAATTTCCATTACTGATTCCTGACCAAAAAATAATTAATCAAGTTGGCGAACTCCTATCTTCCGATTCCTTTGCAATATGGGTAGGCTTTGGTGCCCGCGATGCTGCTCAGGAGATACTCCAGTTGGCAGAAAGAACAGGAGCTGCTGTTATGAGTTCCCCTCGTGGAAAAGGCATCTTTCCCGAAAATCATCCTCAATATCTAGGTGTAACCGGATTTGCTGGGCATGACTCTGTTTTGCAATTTATGAAGTCTACGCCTCCTGAATACATTCTTGTTTTAGGGACTCGTCTAGGAGAGTTTACTTCATTTTGGAATCCTTTATTGATACCACCAAAAGGCTTTATTCATGTGGATATTGATTCACAAGTTCCAGGCGCTGCTTATCCCAATGCCAAGACATTTCCTGTAATTGCAGATATCAAGATATTTCTAACGATGTTACTAGAGAAATTTCCAATAGTACATGAGTCATATACGAGAAAGTCACTTCCTGATAGCTTGAACCCCCAAAATAGAAATGATGATTTTTATATAGGCTTAGTCAGACCAGTAAAATTAATGAAGGTAATACAAGAAGTAATAGTCGAAAATAGTGATGCCATAGTTATGGCTGATGCTGGTAATTGTCTTTCGTGGGCGACTCACTACCTCAAATTTCAGTCTCCAAACCGTTGGCGAGGAAGTACGGGATTTGGTTCAATGGGATATGCCACAACTGGAGTTTTAGGAGCAAGTTTAGTAAGTGGAAAGAAAACTGTGGTAATAGTTGGTGATGGTGCGATGCTTATGAATAATGAAATCAATACTGCTGTTCAATATAAAATTCCTGCAGTTTGGATTATTCTCAACGATAGTAGTTATGGGATGTGTTCCCAAGGGACTAAACAACAAGGATATACAAGCATTAAGACAGAAATAGCACCAACAAATTTTGTAATGCTAGCGTGTAGTATGGGTGCAAATGGAATTGGTGTAGAAAATGAATCACAGCTAGAAAATGCAATATTACAGGCAATGCATTCACAACTTCCATTTGTCGTAGATGTCAAAATTAGTCGAGAAGAACTTGCACCAATTAGTATGCGAATAAATAGTTTAATTCGGCAAAGTACTAATATTAATACAAAAATTTTTAAAACAAGTTAA
- a CDS encoding ATP-binding sensor histidine kinase codes for MKLPGYQVIAEIYSGSRTLVCRAIQESNQKPVAIKILRDEYPTFQELLQFRNQYTIAKNLNCPGVIKTYSLQPYQNSYALVMEDFGGISLQEFTKGKKFDSLNEFFPIALQIVSTLDELYKNRVIHKDIKPANILINPVTKEIKLIDFSIASLLPKETQAPKSLNVLEGTLAYISPEQTGRMNRLVDWRSDFYSLGVTLFELLTGELPFPSNDPMELVYNHLAKQPPSISSLNPKVPESLSHIIAKLMAKNAEERYQSALGLKYDLENVWQEYQKVGDGINTATIWKIGQQDRCDRFAIPEKLYGRESEVESLLSAFERIANPSNENNKGVEIMLVAGFSGIGKTAVVNEVHKPIVRQRGYFIKGKYDQFQRNIPFFAFLEAFRDLIEQLLCETTMELQTWKTKILAALGGQGKVITDVIPELTKIIGEQPIVAELSGSAATNRFNLLFQKFIQVFTNKEHPLVIFIDDLQWADSASLNLMQTLVCEKETQHLLLIGAYRDNEVSTVHPLMMTLDAISQENIKINTITLQPLSENNLTQLVADTLDCSSEIAQPLTKLIYQRTQGNPFFSNQFFKSLYDEKLIYFNFGEGCWQCHFSKIQELPLANNVVDFVANQLQKLPHITQNILKLAACIGNQFDLNTLAIVNNKSLEETATDLWKALQDGLIIPTNEIYKFFQDNHSPLSQQEAKKSDKHNSLATYKFLHDRVQQAAYSLIPESEKKTTHFNIGQLLLRNTPESEIEDNIFNIVNQLNYGVELINNQDELNHLARLNLIAGRKAKISTAYTAAISYLDLGLQIIPSSSWQNYYSFCLELHEEACESAYLSGNFERMEELAEIVINSATCLLDKIKVYEIKVQADIVQNKLLKALRLAIDVLKLLNVEFPESPSAEDIQKAFKTTAERLSGREIADLINLPEMTDVDTLAAMRILSSMFTAAYLGCPDFVPLVSLKMVDLSIEYGNTGISANGYCTYAFLLCAVVGDIQAGHEFGKLSLNLLSKTNSTLLKARVLLPYNSFIGLWKNHAYSFLKPLQDVYNISKEIGDFEFSAYSLNNFSYISYLTGKELIELESTMAIYCEVLSNSQQQSALFSMQIWRQTVLNLINKSEDVCNLVGDSYNEEIMLPIHQKSNYVMAIAIVNFNKLTLNYLFGNLPLALDCSQEAEKYLSSVAGSLIIPTFYFYDSLVRLAAYCNVTPSEKNQYLAKINANQEKMRHWANHAPMNFLHKYYLVEAEKHRIFDDKISAMDYYDKSIYLAKENEYIQEEALANELAAKFYLTWGKKTIAQTYLTNAYYCYARWGALAKVEHLKKHYPDLLSVTKQKETSSLNAKETISVSSSDGKTITGSSTQIIEALDFFSLIKASHAISGEMELDKLLVNLMEVLIENAAASKAVLILPDSDKLVIEAIALSNKKVTNVLQSIPIEESQDIPINLINYVSRKKEHIIFNNTKLKVDNTKSHNYHINDPYITINQPRSLLCNPILKQGRLVGILYLENSLTSGAFTKDRLQVINLLCSQAAISLENARLYQESQDNAQQLQISLEELKQAQLQLVQSEKMSTLGNLVSGIGHEINNPINYLSGNLQPANEYVQDLLTLLELYEKHYPNPVTEIAKEIRARDLDYIKEDLPKVISSMRQAIDRIYDISISLRTFSRADTQKKIPFNIHDGIDSTLMILQHRLKASQSRPSIQIVKKYSSLPEVKCFPGQLNQVFMNLLANAIDALDESNSGRTFKEIELNPNCITIITTVNEDKKLLTIKIQDNGPGMSEEVKAKIFDHLFTTKPVGKGTGLGLAIANQIIVEKHGGFLDVDSAPGEGAAFIISIPIE; via the coding sequence ATGAAATTACCAGGTTATCAGGTTATTGCAGAAATATACTCTGGCTCAAGAACACTTGTTTGTCGAGCTATTCAGGAATCAAATCAAAAACCAGTAGCAATTAAAATACTACGAGATGAATACCCCACTTTCCAGGAATTGCTACAATTTCGCAACCAATATACTATTGCCAAAAACCTCAACTGTCCAGGTGTTATCAAAACCTATAGCTTACAACCCTACCAAAATAGCTATGCCTTAGTTATGGAAGATTTTGGGGGCATTTCTTTACAAGAATTTACAAAGGGCAAAAAGTTTGACTCACTCAATGAATTTTTTCCCATTGCATTACAAATTGTTTCTACCCTAGATGAACTGTATAAGAATAGAGTCATTCACAAAGATATCAAACCTGCCAATATTCTAATTAACCCCGTCACAAAAGAGATAAAGCTTATTGACTTTAGTATTGCTTCTTTGCTTCCTAAAGAAACACAAGCGCCTAAATCTCTGAATGTATTAGAAGGAACTCTTGCCTATATTTCTCCTGAACAAACTGGAAGAATGAATCGCTTGGTAGATTGGCGTAGCGATTTTTACAGTTTAGGTGTGACATTATTTGAGCTACTTACCGGAGAGTTACCCTTTCCCAGCAATGACCCGATGGAGCTAGTATATAACCATTTAGCCAAACAGCCTCCCTCAATTAGTAGTCTAAATCCAAAAGTTCCCGAATCTCTTTCTCATATCATTGCCAAACTGATGGCAAAAAACGCAGAAGAACGTTATCAGAGTGCCTTGGGTTTAAAATATGATTTGGAAAACGTTTGGCAAGAATATCAGAAAGTCGGAGATGGGATAAATACTGCTACCATCTGGAAAATAGGGCAACAAGATAGGTGCGATCGCTTTGCCATTCCTGAAAAACTTTATGGTCGTGAAAGCGAAGTAGAATCGCTCCTCTCAGCTTTTGAGCGTATTGCTAACCCCAGCAACGAAAATAACAAAGGGGTTGAAATAATGTTAGTTGCTGGTTTTTCTGGTATTGGGAAAACAGCTGTAGTCAACGAAGTTCATAAACCCATTGTGCGACAACGAGGCTACTTTATTAAGGGTAAATACGATCAATTTCAACGAAACATTCCTTTTTTCGCATTTTTAGAAGCTTTTCGTGACTTAATCGAGCAACTACTTTGCGAAACTACCATGGAACTCCAGACATGGAAAACTAAGATTTTGGCAGCATTAGGAGGACAAGGTAAAGTAATTACTGACGTCATACCCGAACTCACAAAGATTATTGGAGAACAACCAATAGTTGCAGAACTTTCAGGAAGTGCAGCAACTAACCGATTTAACTTGCTATTTCAGAAATTTATTCAAGTTTTTACAAACAAAGAACATCCTTTAGTAATTTTCATAGATGATTTACAATGGGCAGACTCCGCCTCTTTAAATTTAATGCAAACATTAGTTTGTGAAAAGGAAACTCAACATTTACTATTGATTGGAGCCTATCGAGATAATGAAGTCTCAACTGTGCATCCATTAATGATGACCTTAGATGCGATTTCCCAAGAAAATATAAAAATTAATACAATTACACTCCAGCCTTTATCAGAAAATAATTTAACCCAGTTAGTTGCCGATACCCTCGACTGCTCCTCAGAAATTGCCCAGCCCTTAACAAAATTAATTTACCAAAGAACTCAAGGTAACCCCTTCTTTAGTAATCAGTTTTTCAAGTCATTATATGATGAAAAGCTAATTTATTTTAATTTTGGTGAAGGATGTTGGCAGTGCCACTTTTCCAAGATTCAAGAGTTGCCTCTTGCCAATAATGTTGTTGATTTCGTTGCTAATCAACTTCAAAAACTACCACACATTACTCAAAATATTCTCAAATTAGCTGCTTGTATTGGCAATCAATTTGATTTGAATACACTCGCTATTGTCAATAATAAATCATTAGAAGAGACTGCCACAGATTTGTGGAAAGCATTACAAGATGGACTCATTATTCCCACTAATGAGATTTACAAATTTTTTCAAGACAATCATAGCCCATTATCACAGCAAGAAGCAAAAAAATCTGATAAACATAACTCCTTAGCAACTTATAAGTTTTTACATGACCGAGTTCAACAAGCCGCATATTCATTAATTCCAGAATCAGAGAAGAAAACTACACATTTCAATATCGGTCAACTATTGCTAAGAAATACACCTGAATCAGAAATAGAAGACAATATATTTAATATTGTCAATCAGTTAAACTACGGTGTTGAATTAATTAACAATCAAGACGAGCTAAATCATCTGGCTCGATTGAATTTAATAGCTGGACGCAAAGCCAAAATATCAACAGCTTATACAGCAGCAATTAGCTATTTAGATTTAGGATTGCAAATTATTCCCTCAAGTAGTTGGCAAAATTATTACTCCTTCTGTTTAGAATTACATGAAGAAGCCTGTGAATCCGCATATCTCTCTGGCAACTTTGAAAGGATGGAAGAATTAGCAGAAATAGTAATTAATTCCGCTACTTGTCTTTTGGATAAAATTAAAGTTTACGAGATAAAAGTTCAAGCTGATATTGTACAAAATAAACTATTAAAAGCTTTAAGATTAGCTATCGATGTACTCAAACTCCTGAATGTTGAATTTCCAGAATCCCCATCAGCAGAAGATATTCAAAAAGCATTTAAGACAACCGCAGAAAGATTAAGTGGTCGAGAAATTGCAGATTTAATTAACCTGCCAGAAATGACGGATGTCGATACTTTGGCAGCAATGCGTATTTTATCCAGTATGTTTACTGCTGCATATCTTGGATGTCCTGATTTTGTACCGTTAGTCAGCTTAAAAATGGTTGACTTATCAATTGAATATGGGAATACAGGTATATCAGCTAATGGCTATTGTACTTACGCTTTTCTTTTATGTGCTGTAGTTGGTGATATTCAAGCTGGTCATGAGTTTGGTAAATTATCTTTAAATCTATTATCGAAAACTAATAGTACTTTATTAAAAGCTAGAGTTTTACTTCCTTACAACAGCTTTATTGGTCTCTGGAAAAATCATGCATACAGCTTTTTAAAACCTTTACAAGATGTCTATAATATTTCTAAAGAAATAGGGGACTTTGAATTTTCAGCATACAGTTTAAATAATTTTTCTTATATTTCATACCTAACAGGAAAAGAGCTAATAGAACTAGAGTCCACTATGGCAATATATTGTGAAGTTTTATCCAATTCACAACAACAATCTGCTCTTTTCTCTATGCAAATTTGGCGACAGACTGTTTTAAATTTAATTAACAAAAGTGAAGATGTATGCAACCTCGTTGGTGATAGTTATAATGAGGAAATAATGTTGCCGATACATCAAAAAAGTAATTATGTAATGGCGATCGCCATTGTTAACTTTAATAAACTAACTCTAAATTACTTGTTTGGCAATTTACCGCTAGCTCTAGATTGCTCCCAAGAAGCAGAGAAGTATCTATCTAGTGTTGCAGGCTCACTGATTATACCAACTTTTTACTTTTATGATTCTCTTGTGAGATTAGCGGCATATTGTAATGTAACACCATCAGAAAAGAATCAATATTTAGCAAAGATAAATGCGAACCAAGAGAAAATGAGACATTGGGCAAATCATGCGCCAATGAATTTTCTACATAAATACTACCTTGTTGAAGCAGAAAAACATCGAATATTTGATGACAAAATATCTGCAATGGATTATTACGATAAATCAATTTATCTTGCAAAAGAAAATGAATATATTCAGGAAGAAGCATTAGCAAATGAACTTGCAGCTAAATTCTATCTTACCTGGGGTAAAAAAACTATTGCCCAAACTTACTTAACCAATGCTTATTACTGCTATGCACGTTGGGGCGCACTGGCAAAAGTAGAACATCTCAAAAAACACTATCCTGATTTATTAAGTGTAACAAAACAAAAGGAAACTAGCAGCTTAAATGCTAAAGAGACTATTTCTGTTAGTAGTAGTGATGGCAAAACAATTACTGGAAGTAGCACACAAATTATTGAAGCCTTAGATTTTTTCAGTTTAATCAAAGCGTCTCATGCAATTAGCGGCGAAATGGAACTAGATAAGTTACTAGTTAACCTCATGGAAGTATTAATTGAAAATGCCGCAGCTTCTAAAGCCGTGCTTATTTTACCTGATTCTGATAAATTGGTAATCGAAGCTATCGCTTTATCAAATAAAAAAGTTACTAATGTTTTACAATCTATCCCCATTGAAGAAAGTCAAGATATCCCGATAAATTTAATTAACTATGTCTCGCGCAAAAAAGAACATATTATTTTCAATAATACTAAATTAAAAGTTGATAATACAAAATCTCATAATTACCATATCAACGACCCTTATATTACTATAAATCAACCCAGAAGTCTTTTATGTAATCCAATTCTTAAGCAAGGTAGATTAGTGGGTATTTTATATCTAGAAAATTCCCTAACTAGCGGAGCCTTTACTAAGGATAGATTACAAGTAATTAATTTGCTATGCTCCCAAGCTGCTATTTCTTTAGAAAATGCCCGTTTATATCAAGAGTCTCAAGATAATGCTCAACAGTTACAAATTTCACTAGAAGAACTAAAACAAGCACAATTGCAACTAGTGCAAAGTGAAAAAATGTCTACTTTGGGTAATTTAGTATCAGGGATAGGACACGAAATTAATAATCCAATTAACTACCTTTCTGGTAATTTACAACCAGCAAATGAGTATGTACAAGACTTATTGACCCTTCTCGAACTCTATGAGAAACATTATCCCAATCCCGTTACAGAAATTGCCAAGGAAATACGAGCTAGAGATTTAGACTATATAAAAGAAGACTTACCAAAAGTTATTTCTTCGATGCGACAGGCAATTGACCGTATTTATGATATCAGTATTAGTCTGCGAACTTTCTCTAGAGCCGATACTCAGAAAAAAATTCCTTTTAATATCCACGATGGTATTGACAGCACATTAATGATTCTACAGCATCGCTTAAAAGCATCACAATCCCGTCCCAGTATTCAAATAGTAAAAAAATATAGTAGCTTACCTGAGGTGAAGTGTTTCCCCGGACAGTTAAATCAGGTATTTATGAATCTGCTAGCAAATGCTATCGATGCGCTGGATGAATCTAATTCTGGAAGAACTTTTAAAGAAATTGAGCTAAATCCCAATTGTATTACAATCATCACCACTGTCAATGAAGACAAAAAACTGCTGACGATAAAAATTCAAGATAATGGTCCAGGCATGTCAGAGGAAGTTAAAGCTAAAATATTTGACCATTTATTTACCACCAAACCTGTCGGAAAAGGAACAGGTTTAGGACTGGCGATCGCGAATCAAATTATTGTAGAAAAACATGGAGGGTTTTTAGATGTTGATTCTGCACCAGGAGAAGGTGCAGCTTTTATCATATCTATTCCTATTGAGTAA